In Gossypium hirsutum isolate 1008001.06 chromosome D06, Gossypium_hirsutum_v2.1, whole genome shotgun sequence, one genomic interval encodes:
- the LOC107901290 gene encoding protein NRT1/ PTR FAMILY 6.2, with protein sequence MEGKMSWTVADAVDYKGFPADRSKTGGWMPAALILGIEICERLSTMGIAVNLVTYLGGTLHLPSSTSANVVTDFMGTSFLLCLLGGFLADTFLGRYKTIAIFSIIQTLGTGTLALATKLPQLRPPPCHGSHTCKQANGFQMGILYIALYLIALGTGGLKSSVSGFGTDQFDEKDEKEKSQMAYFFNRFFFFISTGTLMAVTVLVYIQDEVGRSWAYGICSVSMFVAVLIFLSGTKRYRYKKSLGSPIVQIFQVIVAAINKRKMKLPYNVELLYEDTPETSRIHHTDRFRFLDKAAIVGEGDLERNVGPAAAPNPWKLSPVTRVEEVKMMAALLPIWATTILFWTTYAQMMTFSVEQASTMERSVGGFQIPAGSLTVFFVAAILITLAVYDRLVMPLWKKWKGKPGFSSLQRIALGLALSTMGMASAAVAEVKRLEVARATGASATTGTLPVTVFILIPQFFLVGAGEAFIYTGQLDFFITQSPKGMKTMSTGLFLTTLSLGFFVSSLLVSVVKSVMGGSNGGQGWLADNINHGRLDCFYGLLAVLGVINFALYIVSAVWFKPRKSKPATLQMDTIVNGSSTAENKC encoded by the exons ATG GAAGGGAAGATGAGTTGGACGGTGGCGGATGCGGTGGACTACAAGGGTTTCCCGGCTGACAGATCCAAAACTGGTGGTTGGATGCCAGCTGCACTCATTCTAG GGATTGAGATCTGTGAGAGGTTGTCAACAATGGGGATTGCAGTTAACCTTGTGACATACTTGGGAGGAACACTGCATTTGCCAAGTTCAACTTCAGCCAACGTAGTCACAGATTTCATGGGCACATCTTTTCTCTTGTGTTTGCTTGGTGGCTTTCTTGCTGATACATTCCTCGGCAGATACAAGACAATTGCCATATTTTCCATCATACAAACACTT GGGACTGGCACATTAGCATTGGCTACAAAGCTGCCACAGCTACGCCCACCACCATGCCATGGATCCCATACATGCAAACAAGCCAATGGATTTCAGATGGGGATTTTATACATCGCTCTGTATCTAATTGCACTAGGCACTGGTGGCCTGAAATCCAGTGTCTCAGGATTTGGAACTGATCAGTTCgatgaaaaagatgaaaaggaGAAATCCCAAATGGCTTATTTTTTCAACAGGTTCTTCTTTTTCATCAGTACTGGAACCTTGATGGCGGTCACAGTGCTTGTTTACATACAAGATGAAGTTGGTCGGAGCTGGGCTTACGGGATCTGCTCAGTCTCCATGTTTGTAGCcgttttgatatttttatcagGGACCAAAAGATACAGATACAAGAAAAGCTTGGGAAGTCCAATAGTTCAGATTTTCCAAGTTATTGTAGCTGCAATAAATAAGAGGAAGATGAAACTACCTTACAATGTCGAATTATTATACGAAGACACTCCTGAAACTTCAAGAATCCATCATACAGATCGATTTCG GTTCTTGGACAAGGCCGCCATTGTTGGGGAAGGTGATCTTGAGAGAAACGTTGGGCCTGCTGCTGCTCCAAATCCTTGGAAACTTAGCCCAGTCACAAGGGTCGAGGAAGTGAAAATGATGGCGGCGCTTCTCCCAATATGGGCCACAACCATCTTATTTTGGACCACTTACGCACAAATGATGACCTTTTCAGTGGAGCAAGCCTCCACCATGGAAAGATCAGTTGGAGGTTTCCAAATTCCTGCAGGTTCCCTCACTGTCTTCTTTGTGGCAGCTATATTGATCACTCTGGCTGTTTATGACCGTCTCGTTATGCCATTATggaagaaatggaaaggaaaaccAG GTTTCAGCAGCCTACAGAGAATTGCCTTAGGCTTAGCACTATCAACTATGGGAATGGCATCTGCCGCAGTAGCCGAGGTGAAAAGACTGGAAGTGGCTCGAGCCACGGGTGCAAGTGCAACGACTGGAACCCTGCCTGTAACAGTGTTCATATTGATCCCACAGTTCTTCCTAGTGGGTGCCGGTGAGGCTTTCATTTACACAGGCCAGCTTGATTTCTTCATCACTCAATCTCCCAAAGGAATGAAAACCATGAGCACTGGTTTGTTCCTCACAACACTGTCTCTGGGTTTCTTCGTCAGCAGTCTGCTGGTATCAGTGGTGAAAAGCGTGATGGGAGGCAGCAATGGTGGACAAGGATGGCTGGCTGATAACATAAACCACGGCAGACTTGACTGCTTCTATGGACTTTTAGCCGTTTTGGGGGTCATAAATTTTGCTCTATATATTGTTTCAGCAGTATGGTTCAAGCCCAGGAAATCCAAACCAGCTACTCTACAAATGGACACCATTGTTAATGGCTCCTCTACTGCTGAGAATAAGTGCTAA
- the LOC121218374 gene encoding serine/threonine-protein phosphatase 7 long form homolog, whose product MPNTSQRRPASHARLLTSLEDIQLLLDQRSEAQFQWTLYEDPVIRAVIPKEFLQNLQAWHVKVVLINYATVEPHQSDRVLRQFGYRQPSPVDPEVFDDQHKVDLRQLNMDWPRYWSEYMEMSEDQYEYIPTREPIIVPKLVCVLEYMPWFRIHGKSYLLTPEERQRQIRVERERRGPLNPRGQDDEGSPSTRPRHSPGSSLAAMQSPSPTSSPTQSPDAAVQPMIPTQPPFQMMPGAFPSMYPFSSSMAGWSQMPGPASFPVMPSGPPMYRPATHEGSQEGPSGSSPFYQSPPTYGFQTLSLFMMQTPPHTLFFEGGSSSQVRQLDAVLEETESLPEKQLPLEARERRNPTRNCQRPPCGTESPGHRH is encoded by the exons atgcccaaCACGTCACAGAGacgc CCGgcaagtcatgctcgattacttacctctcttgaagatatacagcttctattggaccaacggtcggaagcacaa tttcaatggacactaTACGAGGATCCGGTAATTCGAGCAGTAATTCCGAAAGAGTTCTTACAAAATCTACaagcttggcacgtgaaagtcgtgttgatcaactacgcaaccgtggagccgcaccagtcagacagagtgctacgacagtttggataTAGACAACCGAGTCCCGTAGATCCTGAGGTGTTTGATGATCAACACAAAGTCGACCTTCGGCAATTGAATATGGATTGGCCGAGATACTGGTCCGAGTACATGGAAATGTCGGAAGATCAGTATGAATATATACCAACTCGAGAACCAATCATCGTTCCAAAGTTAGTGTGCGTTctagaatacatgccatggtttaggatccatggcaagtcaTATTTACTGACGCCAGAAGAGAGGCAGCGACAAATACGTGTCGAaagggaaaggcgcgggcctctaaatccaagagGACAAGACGACgaaggcagcccctcaacgaggcccagacattcacccggcTCATCATTAGCGGCCATGCAATCACCAAGCCCAACGAGTTcaccgacacagtcacccgacgcagcagttcaaccgatgatacccacgcaaccgccttttcagatgatgccaggtgcgtttccTAGTATGTATCCTTTTTCGAGttctatggcaggttggagccaaatgcccggtCCAGCTTCATTTCCTGTTATGCCGAGTGgaccgccgatgtataggccagcgacgcacgagggatcgcaagaggggccgtcggggagctctcctttttaccaatccccaccaacgtatgggtttcaaacactgTCCCTgttcatgatgcaaacacctccacatacactattctttgaaggtggatcatcgtcccaagtccggCAACTAGATGCCGTACTGGAAGAAACAGAATCCCTGCCGGAAAAACAACTGCCGCTAGAAGCTAGAGAAAGGAGGAATCCAACGCGTAACTGTCAacggccgccatgtggcactgaatcccccgggcatagacattga